In one Anabrus simplex isolate iqAnaSimp1 chromosome 9, ASM4041472v1, whole genome shotgun sequence genomic region, the following are encoded:
- the LOC137502154 gene encoding zinc finger protein ZFP2-like, producing the protein MVSNSENVTDEGTSESQCFVDGVDGNTKPEERERKPDELHAFELVTSEPKSELGPKIIDSDPEFKEEDFGQTLSIENDQLAPSDSLKASISLNQRKCPYCEEVFDNPSDIESHIVCCHPGQKRHPCFLCVAVFRRQVDLYEHYRTHSGNSRLKCPLCNKSFCSGTTLKAHVVALHPAQKTFSCSICRRVFANQTDADEHRKIHTKESVFKCPVCKRVVSTKENLMRHFASHSVTRPFCCSVCNKGFAYKISLDIHARCHSGNGPYTCSICSKSFTQKGTLNLHQLTHTGEKPHKCSKCGKSFRQRAHLIGHMLVHSGERPYTCNQCGKAFQVRTALRKHAVTHSKRLLDCYNCNSSIAYPDSSIEHIKNQVRTALQKNAVTRSEGLLDCYNFKDGNGDNSVMKSKPNEDREYMTCTEFQSISTTEYENENQVENEISGEMDEMQPNLDLWTPNDLQSEGFLYTKVKEEPHDEVTQTDSEHSGTNQFERSAWHLFPLDTSLCSQAPAPLSQWDAHDGINHIQHSDFWCSSRNGTARR; encoded by the exons ATGGTATCCAATTCAGAAAATGTCACAGATGAAGGAACATCAGAATCACAGTGTTTTGTAGATGGAGTAGATGGGAATACAAAACCTGAAGAAAGAGAAAGGAAACCAGATGAATTACATGCATTTGAGCTAGTGACTTCTGAACCTAAGTCAGAACTTGGACCTAAG ATAATTGACAGTGACCCTGAATTCAAAGAAGAGGACTTTGGACAAACTCTTTCAATTGA GAATGATCAACTTGCACCTTCCGATTCACTAAAGGCGTCCATCAGTTTGAACCAGCGTAAATGTCCTTACTGTGAAGAAGTGTTTGATAACCCATCAGATATAGAGTCGCATATAGTATGTTGTCACCCAGGGCAGAAACGACATCCCTGCTTTTTGTGTGTAGCGGTCTTTCGACGTCAAGTTGATCTTTATGAACATTATAGGACACATAGCGGCAACAGCCGTCTGAAATGTCCGTTGTGCAATAAGTCCTTCTGCAGTGGAACAACATTGAAAGCACATGTAGTAGCTTTGCATCCTGCTCAAAAGACTTTCTCTTGTTCAATATGTCGCCGAGTTTTCGCCAATCAGACTGATGCTGATGAACACAGAAAAATTCACACGAAAGAAAGTGTATTTAAATGCCCAGTGTGTAAGAGAGTTGTCAGCACAAAAGAGAATTTGATGAGACATTTTGCTTCACATTCTGTGACAAGACCATTTTGTTGCTCTGTGTGTAATAAGGGATTTGcatacaaaatttcattagatATTCACGCAAGGTGTCATTCTGGAAATGGACCTTATACCTGCTCTATATGTTCCAAGAGCTTTACACAGAAAGGGACCTTAAATCTTCATCAGTTGACTCATACGGGCGAGAAGCCTCATAAATGTTCCAAGTGTGGCAAAAGTTTCAGGCAGCGCGCTCATCTTATAGGTCATATGTTGGTTCACAGTGGTGAGAGACCTTATACTTGCAATCAATGTGGGAAAGCTTTCCAGGTTCGCACTGCTTTAAGGAAACATGCTGTAACTCATTCAAAACGATTGTTAGATTGTTATAATTGCAACAGTAGCATAGCATATCCAGACTCTTCGATAGAACACATTAAAAATCAGGTTCGGACAGCTTTACAGAAAAATGCTGTAACTCGTTCAGAAGGACTATTGGATTGCTATAATTTCAAAG ATGGAAATGGTGATAATTCTGTCATGAAATCCAAACCAAATGAGGATCGTGAATATATG ACATGCACTGAATTTCAGTCAATATCTACTACTGAATATGAGAATGAAAATCAGGTAGAAAATGAAATATCTGGAGAAATGGATGAAATGCAACCAAACCTAGATCTCTGGACACCAAATGATTTACAGTCAGAAGGCTTCTTGTACACTAAGGTGAAAGAAGAACCACATGATGAG gtaacacagaccgattctgaacacagtggaaccaaccaaTTCGAGCGCAGCGCTTGGCACCTATTCCCGCTAGACACTAGCCTTTGTAGCCAAGCACCCGCTCCCCTGTCTCAGTGGGATGCGCACGATGGTATTAATCACATACAGCATTCAGACTtttggtgttcctcacgtaatggtactgctcgtaggtaa